The following are encoded together in the Variovorax sp. PBS-H4 genome:
- a CDS encoding RNA pyrophosphohydrolase, which produces MLDRDGFRPNVGIILLNQKNQVFWGKRIRTHSWQFPQGGIDRGESPEQAMFRELHEEVGLQPEHVRIVARTRDWLRYEVPDRFIRRDARGHYKGQKQIWYLLQLIGHDWDLNLRATDHPEFDAWRWHDYWVPLDVVVEFKRGVYEMALTELARYLPRQDFRNRFLRSNVRAREFERHPPGPGHEPNFELPPGASFDPNPNAPRPAPDPSSTNDPLHAPR; this is translated from the coding sequence ATGCTCGACCGCGACGGCTTCAGGCCCAACGTCGGCATCATCCTGCTCAACCAGAAGAACCAGGTTTTCTGGGGCAAGCGCATCCGCACCCACTCCTGGCAGTTCCCGCAAGGCGGCATCGATCGCGGCGAGAGTCCCGAGCAAGCCATGTTCCGGGAACTGCACGAAGAAGTCGGACTCCAGCCGGAGCACGTGCGCATCGTGGCCCGTACCCGCGACTGGTTGCGCTACGAGGTGCCGGACCGGTTCATCCGCCGTGACGCTCGCGGGCACTACAAGGGCCAGAAGCAGATCTGGTATCTGCTGCAGCTCATCGGCCACGACTGGGACCTGAACCTTCGCGCCACCGACCACCCCGAATTCGACGCTTGGCGCTGGCACGACTACTGGGTCCCGCTGGATGTAGTGGTCGAATTCAAGCGCGGCGTGTACGAGATGGCGCTGACCGAACTGGCTCGCTACCTGCCTCGCCAAGACTTCCGCAACCGCTTCTTGCGCAGCAACGTGCGCGCTCGCGAATTCGAGCGACACCCTCCCGGCCCAGGCCATGAACCCAACTTCGAACTGCCCCCCGGGGCAAGCTTCGATCCGAATCCTAATGCTCCTCGTCCCGCGCCCGATCCGTCCTCGACCAACGACCCTCTTCATGCGCCGCGCTAG
- a CDS encoding proline--tRNA ligase — MKASRFFISTLKEAPADAEVASHRLMLRAGMIKKLGTGIYTYMPMGLRVIRKVEAIVREEMNRAGAVELTMPVVQPAELWEESGRFQAYGPELLRIKDRHERGFVVQPTSEEVVTDIARQEIRSYKQLPKNFYQIQTKFRDERRPRFGLMRGREFIMKDAYSFDRDLESAKASYKVMADAYRRIFDRFGLRYRAVAADSGAIGGDVSQEFQVIAATGEDAIVYCPGSDYAANMEKAEALAPAGPRPAPAQPLAKTPTPGKATCEEVAELLDVPLSTTVKSLVLATDKLGADGAIEGPQVWLLLVRGDHDMNEIKVSKVPGLDQGFRFATSAEIDEHFGCKPGYLGPLGLKQPVKLVADREVAVMADWITGANEVDFHMTGVNWGRDLPEPDLVADIRNVVAGDLSPDGKGVLAIERGIEIGHVFVLGTKYSKPMNATFLDEAGKPQYLEMGCYGIGVTRLPAAAIEQNNDERGIIWPDAIAPFTVVLCPIGMDRSAEVKQVAEALYEELLAAGVDVLLDDRGERPGAMFADWELIGVPHRLVISDRGIKEGQYEYQHRRDTAAIKVPASDAAAFVKGKLAA, encoded by the coding sequence ATGAAAGCTTCCCGATTCTTTATCTCCACCCTCAAGGAAGCGCCGGCGGATGCCGAGGTCGCGAGCCACCGGCTGATGCTGCGTGCCGGCATGATCAAGAAGCTGGGAACCGGGATCTACACCTACATGCCGATGGGGCTGCGCGTGATCCGCAAGGTCGAGGCCATCGTGCGCGAAGAAATGAACCGCGCCGGCGCCGTCGAGCTCACCATGCCCGTGGTGCAACCGGCCGAGCTGTGGGAGGAGAGCGGCCGCTTCCAGGCCTATGGTCCCGAGCTCCTGCGTATCAAGGACCGGCATGAGCGTGGCTTCGTCGTGCAGCCGACCAGCGAAGAGGTCGTGACCGACATCGCCCGCCAGGAGATTCGCAGCTACAAGCAGTTGCCGAAGAACTTCTACCAGATCCAGACCAAGTTCCGTGATGAGCGCCGTCCGCGCTTCGGATTGATGCGCGGGCGCGAATTCATCATGAAGGACGCCTACAGCTTCGACCGCGATCTCGAGAGCGCCAAGGCGAGCTACAAGGTCATGGCGGACGCCTACCGCCGGATCTTCGACCGCTTCGGGCTGCGCTATCGCGCGGTGGCAGCAGACAGCGGCGCCATCGGCGGCGACGTCAGCCAGGAATTCCAGGTGATCGCAGCCACCGGCGAGGATGCGATCGTCTACTGCCCGGGCAGCGACTATGCGGCCAACATGGAAAAGGCCGAGGCGCTGGCGCCTGCCGGCCCTCGGCCCGCGCCCGCCCAGCCGCTGGCGAAGACCCCCACCCCTGGCAAGGCCACCTGCGAGGAGGTGGCCGAGCTGCTGGACGTGCCGCTCTCGACCACCGTCAAGTCGCTCGTGCTGGCGACCGACAAGCTCGGCGCGGACGGGGCGATCGAAGGCCCGCAGGTCTGGTTGCTGCTGGTGCGCGGCGACCACGACATGAACGAGATCAAGGTGAGCAAGGTGCCGGGCCTGGACCAGGGCTTCCGCTTCGCAACCAGCGCCGAGATCGACGAGCACTTCGGCTGCAAGCCCGGCTACCTCGGCCCGCTCGGCCTGAAGCAGCCGGTCAAGCTGGTCGCCGATCGCGAGGTGGCGGTGATGGCCGACTGGATCACCGGCGCCAACGAGGTCGACTTCCACATGACCGGCGTCAACTGGGGCCGCGACCTGCCCGAGCCCGATCTGGTGGCCGACATCCGCAACGTGGTCGCTGGCGACCTCTCGCCGGACGGCAAGGGCGTGCTGGCGATCGAGCGGGGCATCGAAATCGGCCACGTGTTCGTCCTCGGCACCAAGTACAGCAAGCCGATGAACGCCACCTTCCTCGACGAGGCCGGCAAGCCGCAGTACCTCGAGATGGGCTGCTACGGCATCGGTGTCACGCGCCTGCCGGCGGCCGCCATCGAGCAGAACAACGACGAGCGCGGGATCATCTGGCCTGACGCCATTGCGCCCTTCACCGTGGTGCTGTGCCCCATCGGCATGGACCGCAGTGCCGAAGTCAAGCAGGTCGCCGAGGCGCTGTATGAGGAACTGCTCGCGGCCGGCGTGGACGTGCTGCTCGACGACCGCGGAGAGCGTCCGGGCGCGATGTTCGCCGACTGGGAATTGATCGGCGTGCCGCACCGTCTGGTGATCTCCGATCGCGGCATCAAGGAAGGCCAGTACGAGTACCAGCACCGCCGTGACACGGCCGCCATCAAGGTGCCTGCCTCGGACGCGGCAGCGTTCGTCAAGGGCAAACTGGCGGCATGA
- a CDS encoding lytic transglycosylase domain-containing protein: MSLSRRSCLLAGAAAGTLPLWPGVAHAGAQIEEPLIDSVRNALSASIRSSAPPRPEFSDTASRLAYLRWLGEMSERLKKKIPGHQERIEFLQTAWYESKRAGLEVSLVLGLIQVESNFRKFAVSSAGARGLMQVMPFWTRVIGNGDSSTLFRMQTNLRFGCVILRHYLDREAGDLFMTLGRYNGSRGKAPYPNAVFSNQRLWVFNDRRDDRG; the protein is encoded by the coding sequence GTGAGCCTGTCGCGGCGTTCGTGCCTGCTGGCGGGCGCCGCGGCCGGCACGCTGCCGTTGTGGCCCGGCGTGGCGCATGCGGGCGCGCAGATCGAAGAGCCGCTGATCGACTCGGTACGCAACGCCTTGAGCGCCTCCATCAGGAGCAGCGCCCCACCGAGACCGGAGTTCAGCGACACCGCCTCGCGGCTGGCCTACCTGCGCTGGCTGGGTGAGATGAGCGAGCGCCTGAAGAAGAAGATCCCCGGGCACCAGGAACGCATAGAGTTTTTGCAGACCGCGTGGTACGAGAGCAAGCGCGCAGGGCTCGAGGTCAGCCTGGTCCTCGGGCTCATTCAGGTTGAAAGCAACTTCCGGAAATTTGCCGTATCGAGCGCGGGTGCCCGGGGCCTCATGCAAGTCATGCCATTCTGGACGCGCGTGATCGGCAACGGCGATTCCTCGACCCTCTTTCGCATGCAGACCAACCTGCGCTTCGGCTGCGTGATCCTGCGACACTACCTCGACCGCGAAGCTGGCGATCTGTTCATGACACTGGGCCGATACAACGGCAGCCGCGGCAAGGCGCCTTACCCGAACGCGGTGTTCTCCAACCAGCGGCTCTGGGTCTTCAACGACCGGCGCGACGATCGCGGGTAG
- a CDS encoding hemolysin family protein: protein MTLTQSLFIIAILIATSAFFSLAEISLAASRRLRLRQMADEGDARAERVLRIQEQPGHYFTVVQIGLNAVAILGGVVGEGSLSPYFARLFQLWFTVETAQTAAFLASFVTIIAVFLVFADLFPKRLGMNDPERLAMRMVGPMQLLITVMKPLVWLFTQCTDLLFKVLGMPMQRDDKITSADILAMTEAGARAGILAVREQQVIANVFELETRLVSSVMTSRDRIAWFHKDDPEAVLRARIVAEPYSAYPVCEGDIDHVLGYVDAKDMFQRVLSGQPLAFGQGLPLHKALIIPDRLSLTEVLEQFQQAHEDFAIIVNEYALVVGVITLNDVMSTVMGDLVGVQDEEQQIVRRDENSWLIDGVTPIQDVQRALDIDELPHAEEYETLAGFLMVMLRRVPKRTDCVSWGGFTFEVLDVDSHRIDQVMVTRGGAVVATPAA from the coding sequence ATGACGCTGACCCAAAGCCTTTTCATCATTGCCATCCTGATCGCGACCAGCGCCTTTTTTTCTTTGGCGGAGATCTCACTGGCCGCCTCGCGTCGCCTGAGGCTGCGGCAGATGGCCGACGAAGGCGACGCGCGTGCCGAGCGCGTGCTGCGCATCCAGGAGCAGCCTGGACACTACTTCACCGTGGTGCAAATCGGGCTCAATGCGGTCGCCATCCTCGGCGGCGTGGTCGGCGAAGGTTCGCTCAGCCCCTACTTCGCGCGTCTGTTTCAACTCTGGTTCACGGTCGAGACGGCGCAGACCGCCGCGTTCCTGGCCTCCTTCGTCACCATCATCGCGGTGTTCCTGGTCTTCGCCGATCTCTTTCCCAAGCGCCTGGGCATGAACGATCCGGAGCGCCTGGCGATGCGCATGGTCGGGCCGATGCAGCTGCTGATCACGGTGATGAAGCCGCTGGTCTGGCTTTTCACCCAGTGCACCGACCTGCTCTTCAAGGTCCTGGGCATGCCCATGCAGCGCGACGACAAGATCACCTCCGCCGATATCCTGGCGATGACCGAGGCTGGCGCTCGCGCCGGCATCCTGGCCGTGCGCGAGCAGCAGGTGATCGCCAACGTGTTCGAGCTCGAAACGCGGCTCGTCAGCAGCGTGATGACCTCGCGCGATCGCATCGCATGGTTCCACAAGGACGATCCCGAGGCGGTGCTGCGCGCGCGCATCGTGGCCGAGCCGTACTCGGCCTACCCGGTGTGCGAGGGCGACATCGATCACGTGCTGGGCTACGTGGACGCGAAGGACATGTTCCAGCGCGTCCTCAGCGGCCAGCCGCTGGCCTTCGGGCAGGGCTTGCCGCTGCACAAGGCGCTGATCATCCCGGACCGGCTGTCGCTCACCGAGGTGCTGGAACAGTTCCAGCAGGCACACGAGGACTTCGCGATCATCGTCAACGAGTACGCGCTGGTGGTCGGCGTGATCACGCTCAACGACGTGATGAGCACCGTCATGGGCGACCTGGTCGGCGTGCAGGACGAGGAGCAGCAGATCGTGCGGCGCGACGAGAACTCGTGGCTGATCGACGGCGTGACGCCGATCCAGGACGTGCAGCGCGCGCTCGACATCGACGAGCTGCCGCACGCCGAGGAGTACGAGACCCTGGCCGGCTTCCTGATGGTGATGTTGCGCCGCGTGCCCAAGCGCACCGACTGCGTGAGCTGGGGCGGCTTCACCTTCGAGGTGTTGGACGTGGACAGCCACCGCATCGACCAGGTCATGGTCACGCGCGGCGGCGCGGTGGTCGCCACGCCTGCGGCCTAG
- a CDS encoding AAA family ATPase, whose translation MDSRPSRELATAPASSFQLPVAHLRSVFRTHDVERKLAKLPDRDHEHLRTTYERMLERGPERFQVKPSGVPEMSALYAELPNFTEVLDDVRRHVALAQDSRDGLEVTPMLLLGPPGIGKTHFAKRLAELLGTGMSLVPMSSMTAGWLLSGASSQWKGAKPGKVFEALVDGQYANPVMVIDEIDKAGADVQYDPLGALYGLLEHDTAHAFVDEFAEVPIDASQVIWVTTANDARGIPEPILNRMNVFEIDAPSPDAARQIARQLYASIRNAHDWGRLLAEEPRDDVLDHLATVAPREMRRALMTGFGNARLAAREEVRVEDLPRAGAGRSRIGFVQ comes from the coding sequence ATGGATTCCCGCCCATCCCGCGAGCTGGCGACGGCGCCTGCCTCGTCTTTTCAGTTGCCGGTGGCGCACCTGCGCAGCGTGTTCCGCACGCACGATGTCGAGCGCAAGCTCGCCAAGCTGCCAGACCGCGACCACGAGCACCTGCGGACCACCTACGAGCGCATGCTCGAGCGCGGCCCCGAACGATTCCAGGTCAAGCCCAGCGGCGTGCCCGAGATGAGCGCGCTCTACGCGGAGCTGCCCAACTTCACGGAGGTACTCGACGATGTGCGGCGTCACGTCGCGCTGGCGCAGGACAGCCGCGACGGACTCGAAGTCACGCCCATGCTCCTGCTGGGCCCGCCTGGCATCGGCAAGACCCATTTCGCCAAGCGCCTGGCCGAGCTGCTGGGCACCGGCATGTCGCTGGTGCCGATGAGCTCGATGACCGCCGGCTGGCTGCTCTCGGGAGCCTCCTCGCAGTGGAAGGGCGCGAAGCCCGGCAAGGTGTTCGAGGCCCTGGTCGACGGCCAATATGCCAACCCGGTCATGGTGATCGACGAGATCGACAAAGCGGGCGCCGATGTGCAGTACGACCCATTGGGCGCGCTTTACGGCCTGCTGGAGCACGACACCGCCCATGCCTTCGTCGACGAGTTTGCCGAGGTGCCGATCGATGCAAGCCAGGTGATCTGGGTCACGACCGCGAACGACGCGCGCGGCATTCCCGAGCCGATCCTCAATCGCATGAACGTGTTCGAAATCGATGCGCCGTCGCCCGATGCGGCCCGGCAGATCGCGCGCCAGCTCTACGCGTCGATCCGCAACGCGCACGACTGGGGCCGCCTGCTGGCCGAGGAGCCGCGGGACGACGTGCTCGACCACCTCGCCACCGTCGCCCCGCGTGAGATGCGGCGTGCACTGATGACGGGCTTCGGCAATGCCCGGCTGGCGGCGCGTGAGGAGGTGCGTGTCGAGGACTTGCCGCGCGCCGGAGCGGGACGCAGCCGGATCGGCTTCGTGCAGTAA
- a CDS encoding cupin domain-containing protein, which translates to MSHEHSDHDHDGAWKHDGVRVIPGNQLDKNTAQTPGMNRAAAINFARVGAQKLWAGTVTIHPDAKTGAHHHGHLESVIYVVRGRARMRWGEHLEFTAEAGPGDFIYVPPYVPHQEINASPTEALECVLCRSDGEAVAINLDIEPVEKPESVLWVDPTHPQGGV; encoded by the coding sequence GTGAGCCACGAACATTCCGATCATGATCACGACGGCGCATGGAAGCATGACGGCGTGCGGGTGATACCGGGCAACCAGCTCGACAAGAACACCGCGCAGACGCCCGGCATGAACCGGGCCGCGGCCATCAACTTTGCGCGCGTCGGCGCACAGAAGCTCTGGGCCGGCACGGTGACCATCCATCCCGATGCGAAGACCGGCGCGCATCACCACGGGCACCTCGAATCCGTGATCTACGTGGTGCGCGGGCGTGCCCGAATGCGCTGGGGCGAACATCTGGAGTTCACCGCCGAGGCCGGCCCGGGCGACTTCATCTACGTGCCGCCGTATGTGCCGCACCAGGAAATCAATGCCAGCCCGACCGAGGCGCTCGAGTGCGTGCTGTGCCGAAGCGACGGCGAGGCCGTGGCCATCAACCTCGACATCGAGCCGGTGGAGAAGCCGGAGTCGGTGCTCTGGGTCGACCCGACGCACCCCCAGGGCGGCGTCTGA
- the grxD gene encoding Grx4 family monothiol glutaredoxin, which yields MSDVQQRIDDLVKTNDLVLFMKGNASFPMCGFSGRAIQILKAVGVDTRTLKTVNVLEDEGIRQGIKEYSNWPTIPQLYVKGEFVGGSDILMEMYESGELQQVLNS from the coding sequence ATGTCCGACGTCCAGCAGCGCATCGACGATCTCGTCAAGACCAACGATCTCGTGCTCTTCATGAAGGGCAACGCCAGTTTTCCGATGTGCGGCTTCTCCGGCCGCGCCATCCAGATCCTCAAAGCCGTGGGCGTCGACACGCGCACGCTCAAGACCGTCAATGTCCTCGAGGACGAAGGCATCCGCCAGGGCATCAAGGAATACAGCAACTGGCCGACGATTCCGCAGCTTTACGTCAAGGGCGAGTTCGTCGGCGGCTCGGACATCCTGATGGAAATGTACGAATCGGGCGAACTGCAGCAGGTCCTCAACAGTTGA
- the prmC gene encoding peptide chain release factor N(5)-glutamine methyltransferase yields the protein MTPAGSQPPSTAAQMLAAAAALGVARLDAQLLLLHVLGRPSGDRAWLLAHDTDILVDPVWPAFASLCARRVTGEPVAYLTGEKEFHGLGLQVDARVLVPRPDTETLVDWALQSLDGRTSPKVVDLGTGSGAIALAIQRARPDAEVTAVDRSPDALAVARANARRLGLAVRFAEADWLEGAGLELDLVVSNPPYVAAGDPHLVALRHEPSSALVSGADGLDDIRRIVEAAPAHLREGGWLLLEHGYDQAASVRALLSRRGFIEVQSRDDLAGIARCSGGIWRTVK from the coding sequence ATGACCCCCGCGGGCAGCCAGCCGCCATCGACAGCGGCGCAGATGCTGGCCGCGGCCGCCGCGCTGGGGGTAGCGCGGCTCGACGCCCAGCTGCTGCTGCTGCACGTGCTGGGCCGGCCCTCCGGCGACCGCGCGTGGCTGCTGGCGCATGACACCGACATCCTGGTCGACCCCGTGTGGCCGGCCTTCGCCTCGCTGTGCGCTCGCCGGGTGACGGGCGAGCCGGTGGCCTACCTGACAGGAGAAAAGGAATTCCACGGGCTCGGCCTGCAGGTCGATGCGCGCGTGCTGGTGCCGCGGCCAGATACCGAAACGCTGGTCGACTGGGCGCTGCAATCCCTCGACGGCCGCACGTCGCCCAAGGTGGTCGATCTGGGCACCGGCAGTGGCGCGATCGCGTTGGCCATCCAGCGCGCGCGTCCCGATGCGGAGGTCACGGCGGTCGACCGCAGCCCCGATGCGCTGGCGGTGGCCCGTGCCAATGCGCGGCGCCTGGGGCTGGCCGTGCGCTTCGCGGAGGCCGACTGGCTGGAAGGCGCGGGACTGGAGCTGGACCTGGTGGTTTCCAATCCGCCCTACGTTGCCGCAGGCGATCCGCATCTGGTCGCCCTGCGCCACGAGCCGTCGAGCGCCCTGGTCTCCGGCGCCGACGGGCTGGACGATATCCGGCGCATTGTCGAGGCCGCGCCCGCGCATCTGCGCGAGGGCGGCTGGCTGCTGCTGGAGCATGGCTACGACCAGGCTGCATCCGTGCGCGCCCTGCTCTCGCGGCGCGGTTTCATCGAGGTGCAAAGCCGTGACGACCTGGCAGGCATCGCGCGCTGCTCGGGCGGGATCTGGCGCACGGTGAAATAA
- the prfA gene encoding peptide chain release factor 1 produces MKPFLRHQLERYVQRLGELDFLLSREDIMSDMTQYRNISREHAEVTQVAGRYQRYLQRESDLAAAREMLDEPDMAEMAREEIAGAEAELVALEDELQRLLLPKDPEDARNAFLEIRAGTGGDESALFAGDLLRMYTRHAERAGWRCEIVSASESELGGFKEVVVRVTGDQVFGRLRFESGGHRVQRVPATETQGRIHTSACTVAVLAEPDEAQAVQINPADLRIDTYRASGAGGQHINKTDSAVRITHIPTGIVAECQDDRSQHRNKAKALQVLSARIQEKERSERAAKDAALRKGLIGSGDRSDRIRTYNFPQGRLTDHRINLTLYKLQAIMEGDLGEVLDALRAALEAEKLAELEASLPA; encoded by the coding sequence GTGAAACCCTTCCTCCGCCATCAGCTCGAGCGCTACGTCCAACGCCTCGGCGAGCTCGACTTCCTGCTTTCGCGCGAAGACATCATGTCCGACATGACGCAGTACCGGAACATCTCGCGCGAGCATGCCGAGGTGACGCAGGTGGCGGGCCGCTACCAGCGATACCTTCAGCGCGAATCCGACTTGGCAGCCGCCCGCGAGATGCTGGACGAGCCGGACATGGCCGAGATGGCCCGCGAAGAGATCGCCGGGGCCGAGGCCGAGCTGGTCGCGTTGGAGGACGAACTCCAGCGCCTGCTGCTGCCGAAGGACCCGGAGGATGCGCGCAACGCCTTCCTCGAGATCCGGGCGGGCACCGGTGGCGACGAGTCGGCGCTCTTCGCCGGCGACCTGCTGCGCATGTACACGCGCCATGCCGAGCGTGCCGGCTGGCGCTGCGAGATCGTGAGTGCCAGCGAAAGCGAACTGGGCGGCTTCAAGGAAGTGGTGGTGCGGGTGACCGGCGACCAGGTCTTCGGGCGCTTGCGCTTCGAGTCGGGCGGCCACCGGGTGCAGCGCGTGCCCGCGACCGAGACGCAGGGCCGCATCCACACCAGCGCCTGCACGGTGGCCGTGCTGGCCGAACCCGACGAGGCACAGGCAGTGCAGATCAACCCGGCGGACCTGCGTATCGACACCTACCGTGCCAGCGGCGCCGGCGGGCAGCACATCAACAAGACCGATTCGGCGGTGCGCATCACGCACATCCCGACCGGCATCGTGGCCGAGTGCCAGGACGACCGCAGCCAGCATCGCAACAAGGCCAAGGCGCTGCAGGTCCTGTCGGCGCGCATCCAGGAGAAGGAGCGCAGCGAGCGCGCCGCCAAGGATGCGGCGCTGCGCAAGGGCCTGATCGGCAGCGGCGACCGCAGCGACCGCATCCGCACCTACAACTTTCCGCAAGGGCGGCTCACCGACCACCGCATCAATCTCACGCTCTACAAGCTGCAGGCGATCATGGAAGGTGATCTGGGCGAGGTGCTCGACGCGCTGCGCGCGGCGCTCGAGGCCGAGAAGCTGGCCGAGCTGGAAGCCAGCCTGCCCGCATGA
- the hemA gene encoding glutamyl-tRNA reductase produces the protein MSVWALGLNHTTAPLDLRGRFAFAIDQIAPTLQSLRSSFGTHRHPDVEAAIISTCNRTEIYCAADHMALDHTVDWLAQSGGVTPALLRSHAYTLHDDQAARHAFRVASGLDSMVLGEAQILGQMKDAVRAAETAGALGSTLNQLFQRSFAVAKEVRTATEIGAHSISMAAAAVRLAAQLFEDLKQTRVLFVGAGEMIDLAATHFAAKEPKSIVIANRTLERGEKLASRFGGEAMRLAELPARLAEFDIVVSCTASTLPLIGLGAVERALKLRKHRPMFMVDLAVPRDIEVEVKALEDIYLYTVDDLAQVVQQGHANRQAAVAEAEVIIDAGVRSFMHWLDQRGSVPLIQQLNAQADQWRAAELARARKLLAKGEPVEAVLEALSRGLTQKMLHGAMAELHAGDATAREHTAQAVSRLFLRKER, from the coding sequence ATGTCAGTCTGGGCCCTCGGGTTGAACCACACGACCGCGCCGCTCGACCTGCGCGGTCGTTTCGCGTTCGCCATCGACCAGATTGCCCCGACCTTGCAGAGCCTGCGCAGCTCCTTTGGCACCCACCGGCATCCGGACGTGGAAGCGGCGATCATCTCCACCTGCAATCGCACCGAGATCTACTGCGCCGCCGACCACATGGCGCTCGACCACACGGTCGACTGGCTGGCCCAGAGCGGTGGCGTGACGCCTGCCTTGCTGCGCTCTCATGCCTACACGCTGCACGACGACCAGGCGGCGCGCCACGCGTTCAGGGTGGCCAGCGGGCTCGACTCGATGGTGCTGGGCGAGGCCCAGATCTTAGGCCAGATGAAGGACGCGGTGCGCGCCGCGGAAACTGCGGGCGCGCTCGGCAGCACGCTGAACCAGCTGTTCCAGCGCTCCTTCGCCGTCGCGAAGGAAGTGCGCACCGCCACCGAGATCGGCGCCCACTCCATCAGCATGGCCGCCGCGGCCGTGCGCCTGGCGGCGCAGCTGTTCGAGGACCTGAAGCAAACGCGCGTGCTGTTCGTCGGCGCGGGCGAAATGATCGACCTGGCCGCGACGCACTTCGCGGCCAAGGAGCCCAAGTCCATCGTCATCGCCAACCGCACGCTGGAACGCGGCGAGAAGCTGGCGTCGCGCTTCGGCGGCGAGGCCATGCGCCTGGCCGAGCTGCCGGCGCGCCTGGCCGAATTCGACATCGTGGTGAGTTGCACTGCGAGCACGCTGCCGCTGATCGGCCTGGGCGCGGTCGAGCGCGCGCTCAAGCTGCGCAAGCACCGGCCGATGTTCATGGTGGACCTGGCCGTGCCGCGCGACATCGAGGTCGAGGTCAAGGCCCTCGAAGACATCTACCTCTACACCGTCGATGACCTGGCCCAGGTCGTGCAGCAGGGCCATGCCAATCGCCAGGCCGCGGTGGCGGAGGCCGAGGTCATCATCGACGCCGGCGTTCGCAGCTTCATGCATTGGCTGGACCAGCGCGGCAGCGTGCCGCTGATCCAGCAGCTCAACGCGCAGGCCGACCAATGGCGCGCAGCCGAGCTGGCCCGCGCGCGCAAGCTGCTGGCCAAGGGCGAGCCCGTGGAAGCCGTGCTGGAGGCGTTGTCTCGCGGGCTCACACAGAAGATGCTGCACGGCGCAATGGCCGAGTTGCACGCCGGTGACGCCACAGCGCGCGAACACACGGCGCAGGCCGTCTCGCGGCTGTTCCTGCGCAAAGAGCGTTAG